From Chryseobacterium shandongense, the proteins below share one genomic window:
- a CDS encoding PaaI family thioesterase, which yields MNPRQVAEYMFNQDYFSQWMNIKLIEVRENYCLIEMPIKKEMINGLKTVHGGITFAFADSALAFSSNNSGDAAVALNCIINFTKAGKEGDTFRAESILVNETRKTAVYDIKITNQNEELIAKFVGTVYKIGKKVTEL from the coding sequence ATGAATCCGAGACAGGTTGCAGAATATATGTTCAATCAGGACTATTTTTCCCAATGGATGAATATCAAACTGATTGAAGTCAGAGAAAATTATTGTTTAATAGAAATGCCCATTAAAAAAGAAATGATCAACGGGCTGAAAACGGTTCACGGAGGCATTACGTTCGCTTTTGCAGATTCTGCACTCGCGTTTTCGTCCAACAATTCCGGAGACGCTGCCGTTGCGTTGAATTGCATCATCAACTTCACCAAAGCCGGAAAAGAAGGCGATACTTTCAGAGCAGAAAGTATTTTGGTAAATGAAACCAGAAAAACCGCTGTTTACGATATTAAAATTACCAATCAGAACGAAGAATTGATTGCAAAATTTGTTGGAACGGTATATAAAATTGGAAAAAAAGTAACAGAGTTGTAA
- the paaD gene encoding 1,2-phenylacetyl-CoA epoxidase subunit PaaD, translated as MVPDPEIPVINIVELGIVREAKIINENSCEVIITPTYSACPAMFTIEEDIIKIMKENGWNAKVVTKMFPIWTTDWLTDEAREKLRVYGITPPEKGADEHHIGKPKKCPRCGSMNSKQISRFGSTLCKASYQCLDCLEPFDYFKCH; from the coding sequence ATGGTTCCCGATCCGGAAATTCCGGTGATTAATATCGTGGAATTGGGTATTGTAAGAGAGGCGAAAATTATAAACGAGAATTCTTGCGAAGTAATAATTACACCCACTTATTCTGCCTGTCCCGCCATGTTTACCATCGAAGAAGACATCATCAAGATCATGAAGGAGAATGGGTGGAACGCAAAAGTTGTCACCAAAATGTTTCCAATCTGGACGACAGACTGGTTAACGGATGAAGCGAGAGAAAAACTTCGGGTGTACGGAATTACCCCTCCCGAAAAAGGAGCAGACGAACATCACATCGGGAAACCTAAAAAATGTCCGCGTTGCGGTTCCATGAACTCAAAACAGATCAGCAGATTCGGGTCTACCTTATGTAAGGCTTCGTATCAGTGCTTAGACTGTTTAGAACCTTTTGACTATTTTAAATGTCACTAA
- a CDS encoding enoyl-CoA hydratase/isomerase family protein: MYTQLDIETHFEGKLKIAYLNQPETMNALTKPSLSDLKDFINECSNDPAVRCVAISGRGRAFCSGQNLDDAFVQGNEHHDNDIIRKIVTDYYNPLVIEITHCKKPVIALVNGPAVGAGAMLALICDFVLANEKAYFAQAFSNIGLIPDTGGTYFLPKLLGRQLANYLAFTGKKLSAEESKSYGLVAEVFTEEEFNSKSMEILERVSNMPTVGLKLTKKAFAHSYNNTLKQQLELEGDLQQKAAETEDFKEGVSAFLQKRKPEYKGK; this comes from the coding sequence ATGTATACACAACTCGATATTGAGACACATTTCGAAGGAAAGTTAAAAATTGCCTACCTCAACCAGCCGGAGACAATGAATGCTCTTACAAAGCCATCTTTATCAGATCTTAAAGATTTTATAAATGAATGCAGCAACGATCCTGCAGTACGATGTGTTGCCATTTCCGGAAGAGGAAGAGCTTTTTGTTCCGGTCAGAATTTAGATGATGCTTTTGTTCAGGGAAATGAACATCATGACAATGATATCATCAGAAAAATTGTAACAGACTATTACAATCCTTTGGTGATAGAAATTACCCATTGTAAAAAACCGGTTATTGCTTTGGTAAATGGCCCTGCAGTTGGAGCCGGAGCAATGTTGGCGTTGATCTGTGATTTTGTTCTGGCAAATGAAAAAGCTTATTTTGCACAGGCATTTTCCAATATCGGGCTGATTCCTGATACGGGTGGGACCTACTTTTTACCAAAATTACTGGGAAGACAATTAGCCAATTATTTAGCATTTACCGGGAAAAAATTATCGGCTGAAGAATCAAAATCATACGGTTTGGTTGCTGAGGTTTTTACTGAAGAAGAATTCAATTCAAAATCAATGGAAATTTTAGAGAGAGTTTCTAATATGCCTACGGTTGGTTTAAAATTAACCAAAAAAGCATTCGCGCATTCTTACAATAATACATTGAAGCAGCAGTTGGAATTAGAAGGCGATCTACAACAGAAAGCCGCAGAAACAGAAGATTTTAAAGAAGGTGTAAGCGCCTTTTTACAGAAAAGAAAACCAGAATATAAAGGGAAATAA
- a CDS encoding 2Fe-2S iron-sulfur cluster-binding protein encodes MNSFYKLKTVKVQKDTNDAVNVAVEIPEELKDKFRFKQGQYLNFRMMINGNEERRSYSICNAPSEKSNTLEVLVKLLEGGKVSGYFNEHLHMDELLEVMPPMGGFNTTYHPTNVKTYIGLAAGSGISPVLSNIKESLYQEPNSNAYLFYSNRSMNHVMKKAEIDKLVEHFNGRLKVIYMVSREKHEDQLFEGRICPDKLEQLFERHPEIDVKESTYFICGPSEMIKSVADYLKKDKKVPAIQVLFEYFTAPDEENTEEMSDEFKAIANIESMVTVIIDDDEYSFHLNSKKESILDKALKDNLPVPFACKGGVCCTCKAEVLEGEVFMEKNYALTEEEVARGYVLTCQCHPTTNVVMLNYDV; translated from the coding sequence ATGAATTCATTTTATAAACTAAAAACGGTAAAAGTTCAGAAAGATACCAACGATGCAGTAAATGTAGCCGTTGAAATTCCCGAAGAGCTGAAAGATAAATTCAGATTCAAGCAGGGACAGTATCTGAATTTCCGGATGATGATCAACGGAAATGAAGAGAGACGTTCTTATTCTATCTGCAATGCTCCGAGTGAAAAAAGTAATACGCTTGAAGTTTTGGTTAAGCTTTTAGAAGGAGGAAAAGTTTCCGGTTATTTCAACGAACATCTTCACATGGATGAATTGCTTGAAGTAATGCCTCCCATGGGTGGTTTCAACACAACCTATCATCCTACCAATGTAAAAACATATATCGGACTTGCTGCAGGAAGCGGAATTTCTCCGGTGTTGTCTAATATCAAAGAAAGTCTTTACCAGGAACCAAATTCAAACGCTTATTTGTTCTACAGCAACAGAAGCATGAATCATGTAATGAAAAAAGCTGAGATCGATAAACTGGTAGAGCACTTCAACGGAAGGCTGAAGGTGATCTATATGGTGAGTCGGGAAAAACATGAAGATCAGCTGTTTGAAGGAAGAATCTGTCCGGATAAATTGGAGCAACTTTTCGAAAGGCATCCTGAAATCGATGTAAAAGAATCAACTTATTTTATCTGCGGACCTTCCGAAATGATAAAAAGCGTTGCCGATTATTTGAAGAAAGATAAAAAAGTACCGGCTATCCAGGTTTTGTTTGAATATTTCACCGCTCCCGATGAAGAAAATACAGAGGAAATGAGCGATGAATTCAAAGCGATTGCCAATATCGAAAGTATGGTAACGGTGATCATCGATGATGATGAATATTCATTCCACCTGAATTCAAAAAAAGAAAGTATCTTAGATAAAGCATTGAAAGACAATCTTCCAGTACCTTTTGCGTGCAAAGGAGGAGTGTGCTGTACGTGTAAAGCTGAAGTTTTGGAGGGGGAAGTTTTCATGGAAAAAAACTACGCGCTTACCGAAGAAGAAGTAGCCAGAGGTTACGTTCTTACCTGTCAGTGTCATCCTACAACCAATGTGGTGATGCTTAATTATGATGTTTAA
- the paaB gene encoding 1,2-phenylacetyl-CoA epoxidase subunit PaaB, whose product MANLDMWEVFIQTKPGLSHKHVGVVQAPTAEMALQNARDVYTRRKEGTSVWVVPSKYIVTSEGVDKEAFFDPADDKLYRHPTFYEIPNDVKNM is encoded by the coding sequence ATGGCAAATTTAGATATGTGGGAAGTGTTTATTCAGACTAAACCGGGATTATCCCACAAACATGTTGGAGTAGTACAGGCACCAACAGCAGAAATGGCATTACAGAACGCAAGAGACGTTTATACAAGGAGAAAAGAAGGAACTTCAGTTTGGGTAGTTCCAAGTAAATATATCGTAACTTCGGAAGGAGTAGATAAAGAAGCATTCTTCGATCCTGCAGACGACAAATTATATCGTCACCCGACGTTTTACGAGATCCCGAACGATGTAAAAAATATGTAA
- the paaC gene encoding 1,2-phenylacetyl-CoA epoxidase subunit PaaC: MNPLYNYLLKLADDSFIMGQRLSAWCGEGPYLEEDIALTNIALDELGQANNFYVYASRLLDDGKSEDDIAFLRYEHEYINAHWTELPNEDYAQTILKVYVFAVYQKLMYEALSNSANEELSAIAQKSLKEVKYHYTHAASWMKIFAQGTEESKIRLEKAIENIWEYTKGLFAKTEGEDDLVALNIAPNAETLYEEFLAITQKDFADFGLEYPTNPFMQPKSRTGYHTEYFGYILCELQYMQRAYPGCTW, translated from the coding sequence ATGAACCCATTATATAATTATTTATTAAAACTTGCAGACGACAGTTTCATTATGGGGCAGCGTTTGTCTGCGTGGTGCGGTGAAGGTCCATATCTGGAGGAAGATATTGCATTGACAAATATCGCGTTGGATGAACTTGGTCAGGCGAATAACTTTTACGTTTATGCCTCAAGACTTTTAGACGACGGAAAATCTGAAGATGATATTGCTTTTTTAAGATACGAACACGAATATATAAATGCGCACTGGACAGAGCTTCCGAACGAAGATTATGCTCAGACGATTTTAAAAGTGTATGTTTTCGCGGTGTATCAGAAACTGATGTATGAAGCATTATCCAATTCCGCTAATGAAGAACTTTCTGCGATTGCCCAGAAGTCTTTAAAAGAAGTAAAATACCATTACACACACGCTGCTTCCTGGATGAAAATTTTCGCTCAAGGAACAGAAGAAAGTAAAATCCGCTTGGAAAAAGCAATAGAAAATATTTGGGAATACACTAAAGGTTTATTTGCAAAAACAGAAGGAGAAGATGATTTGGTAGCATTAAATATTGCTCCAAATGCTGAAACTCTTTACGAAGAGTTTTTGGCGATCACCCAAAAGGATTTTGCAGATTTCGGGTTAGAATACCCTACCAATCCTTTCATGCAGCCAAAATCCAGAACAGGCTATCACACCGAATATTTTGGATATATTCTTTGCGAATTGCAGTATATGCAGAGAGCGTATCCGGGTTGCACGTGGTAA
- a CDS encoding 3-hydroxyacyl-CoA dehydrogenase NAD-binding domain-containing protein produces MKNVGIIGAGTMGIGIAQVAATNGCKVWIYDANAKQVETATVGLEKTLIKLVDKQKISSEKMTEILANISIATELKDFKDCELIIEAIIENKEIKTKVFTELEKHVSENCVIGSNTSSISITSLGAELQKPERFIGIHFFNPAPLMPLVEVIPSLLTEKSLAEKIYNLMKDWGKTPVIAKDIPGFIVNRIARPFYGEGLRIVEENIATVEQVDDAMKTLGNFKMGPFELMDLIGVDVNFSVTKTVYNEYFYDPKYKPSLLQQRMSEAKLHGRKTGKGFYDYSETDKGGSTTNGSQCALKAQPVKDDALYQQIFMRIISMLINEAVEAKRLGIATDEDLELAMQKGVNYPKGLLAWGKEIGYAKISETLQNLYEEYQEERYRQSPLLRKL; encoded by the coding sequence ATGAAAAATGTAGGAATTATCGGTGCCGGAACTATGGGAATCGGCATTGCACAAGTAGCCGCAACGAACGGATGCAAAGTCTGGATTTATGACGCTAATGCAAAACAAGTAGAAACGGCAACCGTAGGTTTGGAAAAAACATTGATTAAACTGGTTGATAAACAGAAAATTTCATCAGAGAAAATGACTGAAATTTTAGCCAATATTTCCATTGCTACAGAATTAAAGGATTTCAAAGATTGTGAATTGATTATTGAAGCCATCATCGAAAACAAAGAAATCAAAACCAAAGTTTTCACAGAATTAGAGAAACACGTTTCGGAAAACTGTGTCATTGGTTCCAATACATCATCCATTTCCATCACCTCTCTTGGTGCGGAATTACAGAAACCGGAGCGTTTCATCGGAATTCACTTCTTCAATCCGGCTCCGCTGATGCCTTTAGTTGAGGTTATTCCATCCTTATTAACCGAAAAATCTTTAGCTGAAAAAATCTACAATCTCATGAAAGATTGGGGAAAAACTCCGGTGATTGCCAAAGATATCCCCGGATTTATCGTCAACAGAATTGCCCGTCCTTTCTATGGTGAAGGGTTGAGAATCGTTGAGGAAAATATCGCAACCGTAGAACAGGTTGATGATGCCATGAAAACTTTAGGCAACTTTAAAATGGGACCTTTTGAATTAATGGATTTAATTGGGGTTGATGTGAATTTTTCCGTAACAAAAACGGTCTACAACGAATATTTCTACGATCCGAAATACAAACCGTCTCTCCTTCAGCAAAGAATGTCGGAAGCCAAACTTCACGGCAGAAAAACAGGAAAAGGTTTCTACGATTATTCGGAAACCGACAAAGGAGGTTCGACGACCAACGGGAGTCAATGTGCTCTTAAAGCACAGCCTGTGAAGGATGATGCGCTTTATCAGCAAATATTCATGAGAATTATTTCTATGCTGATTAATGAAGCTGTAGAAGCAAAAAGATTAGGGATTGCAACGGATGAAGATCTGGAACTAGCCATGCAGAAAGGCGTAAACTATCCAAAAGGATTATTGGCTTGGGGAAAAGAAATCGGTTATGCTAAAATTTCCGAAACTTTGCAGAATCTATACGAGGAATATCAGGAAGAAAGATACAGACAAAGCCCATTACTGAGAAAATTATAA
- a CDS encoding four helix bundle protein codes for MINFENNPLIEKTIQFSLHIIEFCELLDEKRKFVIAKQLLRSGTSIGANSFEAQNPHSKKDFINNIKISVKELEETKYWLYLCKHSKNYPFDEKLESQITEIEKIIYKILSTSLKK; via the coding sequence ATGATAAATTTTGAGAATAATCCATTAATTGAAAAAACAATTCAATTCTCGTTACATATCATTGAATTTTGTGAACTGTTAGATGAAAAAAGAAAATTTGTTATTGCTAAACAATTGCTACGCTCCGGAACCAGTATCGGGGCCAATTCATTTGAAGCACAAAACCCTCACAGCAAAAAAGATTTTATTAATAATATAAAAATTTCAGTCAAGGAATTAGAAGAGACAAAATATTGGCTGTATCTGTGTAAACATTCCAAAAATTATCCTTTTGATGAAAAATTGGAAAGTCAGATTACAGAAATAGAAAAAATTATATATAAAATATTAAGTACAAGTTTAAAAAAATAA
- the paaA gene encoding 1,2-phenylacetyl-CoA epoxidase subunit PaaA — protein sequence MDLEKFVQYVHDENKVEPKDVMPDDYRKLLVRQISQHAHSEIVGMLPEANWISRAPSLRRKMALLAKVQDEAGHGLYLYSATETLGDGTVRADRDATYEDMLSGKAKYSSIFNYPTLSWADIGAIGWLVDGAAIMNQVMLMGNSYGPYSRAMVKICKEESFHQRQGYEILMALCRGTKQQKEMAQASLNRFWWPALMMFGPNDDSSPNSKISMNYRVKRESNDSLRQRFVDVTVAQAEFLGLTIPDKDLKWNEERQHYDFGELPWDEFMEILKGNGPCNKKRIETKRKAQRENSWVKEAAAAFAEKQEKISI from the coding sequence ATGGATTTAGAAAAATTTGTACAATACGTACACGACGAAAATAAAGTGGAACCAAAAGACGTAATGCCAGATGATTACAGAAAATTATTGGTTCGTCAGATTTCACAGCACGCCCATTCTGAAATTGTCGGAATGCTGCCGGAAGCCAACTGGATTTCCAGAGCACCTTCCTTGAGAAGGAAAATGGCGCTGTTGGCAAAAGTTCAGGATGAGGCAGGTCACGGTCTGTATCTTTATTCTGCTACAGAAACACTAGGAGACGGAACGGTTAGAGCCGACAGAGATGCGACATACGAAGATATGCTTTCAGGAAAAGCAAAATATTCAAGTATATTCAACTATCCTACATTGAGTTGGGCAGATATCGGTGCTATCGGTTGGTTGGTTGATGGTGCGGCGATCATGAATCAGGTAATGTTGATGGGAAATTCTTATGGCCCTTATTCAAGAGCGATGGTTAAAATCTGTAAAGAAGAATCTTTCCACCAAAGACAGGGCTATGAAATTTTAATGGCACTTTGCCGAGGTACAAAACAGCAGAAAGAAATGGCTCAGGCTTCGTTAAACCGTTTCTGGTGGCCGGCTTTAATGATGTTTGGTCCGAATGATGACAGCTCGCCAAACTCTAAAATCTCTATGAATTACAGGGTAAAAAGAGAAAGCAACGACAGTCTTCGTCAGAGATTTGTTGACGTTACCGTTGCGCAGGCTGAATTTTTAGGATTAACCATTCCGGATAAAGATTTAAAATGGAATGAAGAAAGACAGCATTACGATTTCGGAGAACTTCCTTGGGATGAATTCATGGAAATCTTAAAAGGAAACGGACCTTGCAACAAAAAGCGTATCGAAACCAAGAGAAAAGCGCAAAGAGAAAATTCTTGGGTGAAAGAGGCCGCAGCGGCTTTTGCAGAAAAACAGGAAAAAATTTCAATATAA